In Nitratireductor mangrovi, the genomic window TTCAACGGCATCCGCGCCGGCCGTTGCTACCGTGCAAGGCAAGAGGTTCGAGTTACCCAGGAATCGAGCCACGAAAGCCGAGGCCGGCGCCGTGTACACTTCCTCCGGCGCGCCCATCTGCTCGACATGCCCGGCACTCATCACCACGATGCGGTCGGACATCGCCAACGCTTCCGACTGGTCGTGGGTAACGAAGATCGTGGTTATCCCAAGCTGCGACTGGATGCGCTTCAGTTCCACGCGCATGTCTTCACGCAGATTGGCGTCGAGTGCTGAGAGCGGTTCGTCGAGCAGGAGCACGTCAGGTTCTATGACGATTGCACGTGCCAGGGCGATGCGCTGCTGCTGGCCGCCCGAGAGCTGCCGCGGGTAGCGGTCGCCGACCTGCGGCAGTTGCACCAGTTCGAGCGCAGCGTTGACGCGCCTCGCGATCTCCTCGCGCCCGACACTGCGGTATTTGAGCCCGAAGGCGACGTTGTCGAATATCGTCTTGTGCGGAAACAGCGCATAGTTCTGGAACACGATCCCCAGATTGCGCCGGTGGATAGGCACACGGGTGACGCTGCGGCCCTTGATCTCGATCTCGCCCTCGCTGGGGTCGAGCAAGCCGGCGATCATGCGCAGCGTCGTCGTCTTGCCGCAGCCGGAAGGTCCCAGCAGGGTAACGAAGCTGCCCTCCTCCACATCGAGGTCGAAACGATGCACCGCGGTCACGTTGCCGAACCGCTTGACGATACCCCTGAGCGCTACTGCGCTTGCTGATTTGGTCACGTGGGACTCCGCTTGGTTTGAATGGCCGGCGGAGCGCCACTGCACTCCGCCATTGC contains:
- a CDS encoding ABC transporter ATP-binding protein; the protein is MTKSASAVALRGIVKRFGNVTAVHRFDLDVEEGSFVTLLGPSGCGKTTTLRMIAGLLDPSEGEIEIKGRSVTRVPIHRRNLGIVFQNYALFPHKTIFDNVAFGLKYRSVGREEIARRVNAALELVQLPQVGDRYPRQLSGGQQQRIALARAIVIEPDVLLLDEPLSALDANLREDMRVELKRIQSQLGITTIFVTHDQSEALAMSDRIVVMSAGHVEQMGAPEEVYTAPASAFVARFLGNSNLLPCTVATAGADAVEVAMNGLGSLQLPAGRASGFAKGTDATVVIRAERLTLRQQEGDLPADALALPAEVTAVDYQGQAARYFVDINGRSLQALNPIEESPYRQGERVIAIVRGRDCALVEPEAHP